A genomic stretch from Desulfonispora thiosulfatigenes DSM 11270 includes:
- a CDS encoding TldD/PmbA family protein — protein MHKNDFLNLGNSIVQKALKHGADFAEVFISRSKDLNIMVSNQEINNIKEAEERGLGLRVFKNNCLGFAYTSDLNSTSLDRTILNAIANAGKTEKDEFLTLAPKYDSYANLNLYDEKIFNRSIDEKIDIAKEIESFSKKYDKRIKLTERSSYEDSLYEICIINSLGLEAYYEGSYCGGYALVVGEEKGESQTGFGMKYSLNYEDLDPKKIGEEAAMRAVRLLGAQTMKSQNASLVLEPYMATNFLGIIAPAFLADYVHKGKSFLENKLNTKIASELISIIDDGSLPGKIVSSPFDSEGVPTSETILVKDGNLTGYLHNLYTAKKEGIKSTGNASRGSYRGSPEVGTTNFYIGAGKTPVKELIKNTDKGLFVTDVMGMHTANPITGDFSLGASGIWIEKGEFIKPVRGIAIAGNLKDLLLNVSDVGSDLTFFVGKGSPTLKINNISISGS, from the coding sequence ATGCATAAAAATGATTTTTTGAATTTAGGAAATAGTATTGTACAAAAAGCCCTAAAACATGGTGCTGATTTTGCAGAAGTTTTTATATCAAGATCTAAAGATTTAAATATAATGGTATCTAATCAAGAGATTAATAATATTAAAGAAGCTGAAGAACGAGGCTTAGGTTTAAGAGTTTTTAAAAATAATTGTTTAGGTTTTGCTTATACATCTGATTTAAATAGCACTTCTTTAGATAGAACTATCTTAAATGCTATCGCAAATGCGGGCAAAACTGAAAAGGATGAATTTTTAACCTTAGCTCCTAAATATGATTCTTATGCTAATTTAAATTTATATGATGAAAAGATCTTTAATAGATCAATTGATGAAAAAATAGATATAGCTAAGGAAATTGAAAGTTTCTCTAAAAAATATGATAAAAGAATTAAATTAACTGAAAGATCTTCTTATGAAGATTCACTATATGAAATTTGTATTATTAATTCATTAGGCCTTGAAGCTTATTATGAAGGTTCTTATTGTGGTGGATATGCTTTAGTTGTTGGTGAGGAAAAAGGTGAAAGTCAAACAGGTTTTGGCATGAAATATTCCCTAAATTATGAAGACCTTGATCCAAAAAAGATTGGTGAAGAAGCAGCAATGAGGGCAGTACGACTTTTAGGTGCACAGACAATGAAATCACAAAATGCTAGTTTAGTTTTAGAACCATATATGGCTACTAATTTTTTAGGTATTATTGCACCAGCATTTTTAGCAGATTATGTTCATAAAGGAAAATCCTTTTTAGAAAATAAATTAAATACTAAAATTGCAAGTGAATTAATTAGTATAATTGACGATGGCTCGTTACCAGGTAAAATTGTTTCCTCACCTTTTGACAGTGAAGGGGTTCCAACTTCTGAAACTATTTTAGTTAAAGATGGAAACCTTACAGGATATTTACACAATTTATATACAGCAAAAAAAGAAGGAATTAAGTCAACTGGTAATGCAAGTAGAGGCTCTTATCGAGGTTCACCAGAAGTAGGAACAACAAATTTCTATATAGGAGCTGGTAAGACACCGGTTAAAGAATTAATTAAAAATACTGATAAAGGTTTATTTGTAACTGATGTTATGGGTATGCATACAGCAAATCCAATAACAGGTGACTTTTCTTTAGGAGCTTCTGGAATATGGATAGAAAAAGGAGAATTTATTAAACCGGTGCGTGGTATTGCTATAGCAGGAAATTTAAAAGACTTATTATTAAATGTATCTGATGTAGGCAGTGATTTAACCTTCTTTGTAGGAAAAGGATCCCCGACGCTTAAAATAAATAATATTAGTATTAGTGGAAGTTAA
- the aroQ gene encoding type II 3-dehydroquinate dehydratase, whose protein sequence is MNIIILEGPNLNLLGTRKPEVYGNKTLHDNHMYLESIAKELNCKIYFKQSNHEGALIDAIHESRNKYDFIIINAGAYTHTSIAIRDAIEAVEVPCIEVHISNIYAREDFRHISLLAPVCVGQICGLGYLGYEMALRYINLQLGKEIK, encoded by the coding sequence GTGAATATAATTATCTTAGAAGGGCCTAATTTAAATCTATTAGGGACACGAAAACCAGAAGTTTATGGCAACAAAACTTTGCATGATAATCATATGTATTTAGAATCCATAGCTAAGGAATTAAATTGTAAAATATATTTTAAACAATCTAATCATGAAGGAGCTTTGATTGATGCTATTCATGAATCTAGGAATAAATATGATTTTATTATTATTAATGCAGGTGCTTACACCCATACTAGCATAGCAATAAGAGATGCAATAGAAGCGGTAGAAGTGCCTTGCATTGAAGTACATATAAGTAATATTTATGCTAGAGAAGATTTTCGTCACATTTCATTATTAGCTCCCGTTTGTGTGGGGCAAATATGTGGCTTAGGTTATTTAGGTTATGAGATGGCTTTAAGATATATAAATTTACAATTAGGAAAGGAAATAAAATGA
- a CDS encoding M24 family metallopeptidase, whose translation MIENRIAAFRRLLEKQGLDSFIVLNPANRFYLSGFKGTAGVLLITLKECFLITDFRYIEQAKQEASSYQVIKYELSINATVNEIAQKLHIKKMGFEEDYITYSQYNNLHNELIQISLIATNQVTEEIRMIKDNEEINNIRKAAAIADEAFTHILNIIAPGKKETEIGLELEYYMLSKGASKTSFQTIVASGVRSALPHGTATEKIIEKGDFVTMDFGCIYNQYCSDMTRTIVVGTPSTKQKEIYNIVLKAQDLALEALKANCKTKDIDALSRGYIHEKGYGDNFGHGLGHSLGLDVHEKPSLSPKDSNILKNNMIVTVEPGIYIPGWGGVRIEDLVVVNETGIENLTHSPKDLIIL comes from the coding sequence ATGATAGAAAATAGAATCGCTGCTTTTCGAAGATTGTTAGAAAAACAAGGTTTGGATAGTTTTATTGTTTTAAATCCTGCAAATAGATTTTACTTAAGTGGGTTTAAAGGAACAGCGGGTGTATTATTAATAACGCTCAAGGAATGTTTTTTAATAACAGATTTTAGATATATAGAGCAAGCAAAACAAGAAGCAAGTAGTTATCAAGTTATCAAATATGAACTATCTATTAATGCAACAGTAAATGAAATTGCTCAAAAGCTACATATAAAGAAAATGGGATTTGAAGAAGATTATATAACATATAGTCAATATAATAATTTACATAATGAACTTATACAAATCAGTTTAATTGCGACAAATCAAGTTACAGAAGAAATTCGTATGATTAAAGATAATGAAGAAATCAATAATATAAGAAAAGCAGCAGCTATTGCAGATGAAGCATTTACTCATATTCTAAATATCATAGCTCCTGGAAAAAAAGAAACAGAAATAGGATTAGAACTTGAATACTATATGCTTTCTAAGGGAGCAAGTAAAACTTCTTTTCAAACAATAGTGGCATCAGGTGTGCGTTCAGCACTACCTCATGGGACCGCTACAGAAAAGATAATTGAAAAAGGTGACTTTGTTACAATGGATTTTGGTTGTATCTACAATCAATATTGTTCAGATATGACTAGAACTATCGTTGTTGGAACCCCGTCTACAAAACAAAAAGAAATTTATAATATAGTTTTAAAAGCTCAAGATTTAGCCTTAGAAGCCTTAAAAGCAAATTGCAAAACAAAAGACATAGATGCTTTAAGTAGAGGGTATATACACGAAAAAGGTTATGGAGATAATTTTGGACATGGTTTAGGACATAGTTTAGGTTTGGACGTTCATGAAAAGCCAAGTTTATCTCCCAAAGACAGTAATATACTAAAAAATAACATGATAGTTACTGTTGAACCTGGAATTTATATTCCAGGTTGGGGTGGAGTAAGAATTGAAGATTTAGTTGTTGTAAATGAGACAGGAATAGAAAACTTGACTCACTCACCTAAAGATTTGATAATTTTATAG
- the efp gene encoding elongation factor P translates to MLSTSDFKTGVTVELNGQPCQIIDFQHVKPGKGAAFVRAKIRNLRSGSTSEQTFRAGEKVPKAILDRREMQYLYNDGEFYIFMDNESFEQISLTQDQLDGGELFLKENMDCSILIYGEEVLGVDLPNTVNLEVIETEPGIKGDTASGGSKPATMETGCVVHVPFFINVGDILKIDTRTKEYVERA, encoded by the coding sequence ATGTTATCAACAAGTGATTTTAAAACAGGAGTAACCGTAGAATTAAATGGACAACCTTGCCAAATTATAGACTTTCAACACGTTAAGCCAGGTAAAGGTGCAGCTTTTGTAAGAGCAAAAATACGTAATCTTAGATCAGGTTCTACATCTGAACAAACATTTAGAGCGGGAGAAAAAGTTCCTAAAGCTATTTTAGACAGAAGAGAAATGCAATATTTATATAATGATGGTGAATTTTATATTTTTATGGACAATGAATCTTTTGAACAAATTTCTTTAACACAAGATCAGCTAGATGGTGGAGAATTATTTTTAAAAGAAAATATGGATTGTTCTATTTTGATTTATGGAGAAGAAGTATTAGGAGTAGATTTACCTAATACTGTTAACTTAGAAGTTATAGAAACTGAGCCAGGTATTAAAGGTGATACAGCTTCAGGTGGATCAAAACCAGCTACAATGGAAACTGGCTGCGTGGTACATGTACCATTTTTCATTAATGTTGGTGATATTTTAAAAATAGATACTAGAACTAAAGAATATGTAGAACGTGCATAA
- a CDS encoding CD1247 N-terminal domain-containing protein, whose amino-acid sequence MTDLQSSISYLRGLADGMDLSENSKEGKIIMGILKVLEDMSDSILDIEDSQDDLEHYIETIDEDLNDLEVDYYGDEDCDCGCECDDDYLEVECPICHDSVCIDSNILDDDSKISDLSCPNCDESIFDAEE is encoded by the coding sequence TTGACTGATTTACAAAGTAGTATTTCATATTTGCGTGGATTAGCTGATGGTATGGATCTTTCTGAAAACTCAAAAGAAGGAAAAATTATCATGGGCATTCTAAAGGTATTAGAAGATATGTCTGATTCTATTTTAGACATCGAGGATAGTCAAGATGATTTAGAACATTATATTGAAACCATTGATGAGGATTTAAATGATTTAGAAGTAGACTACTATGGTGATGAAGATTGCGATTGTGGTTGTGAGTGTGACGATGATTACTTAGAAGTAGAATGCCCAATTTGTCATGATTCAGTGTGTATTGATTCCAATATTTTAGATGATGACTCTAAGATATCAGACTTAAGTTGTCCTAATTGCGATGAATCTATTTTTGATGCTGAAGAATAA
- the spoIIIAA gene encoding stage III sporulation protein AA, whose product MTNIKIIKKETSSPLQKNVLTEILPFFPQNIRDLVLKIPDYMIAKIEEIRIRLNRPLVIVTEKDNFAINHKEITKNLEQGYFITQADINKILHLISQSSIYAWEEEFKRGYITLKGGHRVGITGKAVLNNGMIKTLKDISGLNFRIAKEILGAATKILPYIIKSPTEIEHTLIVSPPRCGKTTLLRDIVRQLSMGISKLNFLGVNVGLVDERSEIAGSYNGDPQYNVGFRTDILDGCPKAQGMLMLIRSMSPQVIVTDEIGTREDVLAMEEVLNSGINLLTTVHGADINEIKRRPNLNMILNSRIFTRIIILSRSRGVGTVEDILDGYTYKSLLLKNVGERNG is encoded by the coding sequence ATGACGAATATAAAAATTATTAAGAAAGAAACAAGCAGTCCTTTACAAAAAAATGTACTCACAGAAATACTACCTTTTTTTCCGCAAAACATAAGAGATTTAGTTTTAAAAATACCTGATTATATGATAGCTAAAATTGAAGAAATAAGAATTAGATTAAATCGTCCTTTAGTTATTGTAACAGAAAAAGATAACTTTGCTATTAATCATAAAGAAATTACAAAAAATTTAGAACAAGGATATTTTATAACTCAAGCTGATATTAATAAAATTTTACATTTAATTAGTCAAAGTTCAATTTATGCCTGGGAAGAAGAATTTAAAAGAGGATACATAACTTTAAAAGGTGGACATAGAGTAGGTATAACGGGAAAAGCAGTTTTAAATAATGGAATGATAAAAACTTTAAAAGATATTTCAGGTTTAAATTTTCGTATAGCTAAAGAAATATTAGGAGCAGCTACTAAAATTTTACCTTATATTATTAAATCACCTACTGAAATAGAACACACACTTATTGTATCTCCTCCAAGATGTGGAAAAACAACATTATTAAGAGACATAGTAAGACAACTCAGCATGGGTATTTCAAAGCTGAATTTTTTAGGTGTAAACGTAGGACTAGTTGATGAAAGATCAGAGATAGCGGGTAGTTATAATGGTGACCCTCAATATAATGTAGGTTTTAGGACAGATATTTTAGATGGATGTCCAAAAGCACAAGGTATGCTGATGCTAATTAGATCAATGTCACCTCAAGTAATTGTTACTGATGAAATAGGTACAAGAGAAGATGTACTAGCCATGGAAGAAGTATTAAATTCAGGAATAAATTTATTAACTACAGTGCATGGTGCAGATATTAATGAAATAAAAAGAAGACCAAATCTTAATATGATTTTAAATAGTCGAATTTTTACAAGAATAATTATTTTAAGTCGTTCAAGAGGTGTGGGTACAGTAGAGGATATTCTGGATGGCTATACATATAAATCTTTGCTTTTAAAAAATGTAGGTGAAAGGAACGGTTAG
- the spoIIIAB gene encoding stage III sporulation protein SpoIIIAB encodes MLKILGSIFLIMGFGVIGLVVARNLSLRPLELRQVQNGLKMLETEILYGLTPLPEALSRVSNQISFPINKLFSQSSNYLKNGEGLTAGEAWEISLNELEQESSLLAEDIEILISFGKGLGGSDRDEQTKHLKLVQDHLKNAEFKAEKIKETNQKVYKYLGFSFGAVIALILV; translated from the coding sequence ATGTTGAAAATCCTGGGTTCAATTTTTCTTATAATGGGCTTTGGAGTAATTGGACTAGTTGTAGCTAGAAATTTATCTTTAAGGCCACTCGAGCTTAGACAAGTTCAAAATGGTTTGAAAATGTTAGAAACAGAAATTTTATATGGTTTGACTCCTTTACCAGAAGCATTATCAAGAGTTTCAAATCAAATTAGTTTTCCGATAAATAAATTATTTTCACAGTCATCTAATTATTTAAAAAATGGAGAAGGATTAACAGCTGGAGAAGCCTGGGAAATTTCATTAAATGAATTAGAACAAGAAAGTAGTTTGTTAGCAGAAGATATTGAGATATTAATCAGCTTTGGAAAAGGTCTAGGTGGTTCAGATCGTGACGAACAAACAAAACATTTGAAATTAGTTCAAGACCATTTAAAAAACGCAGAATTTAAGGCTGAGAAAATAAAAGAAACAAATCAAAAGGTATATAAATATTTAGGTTTTAGTTTTGGAGCAGTAATTGCGTTGATTTTAGTTTAA
- the spoIIIAC gene encoding stage III sporulation protein AC, with protein MDVTIIFKIAGIGILTAVLHSVLKSFGKEDQAQLATLAGLTIVLYMVIRLLANLFDYVRSVFSLY; from the coding sequence TTGGACGTAACTATTATTTTTAAAATTGCGGGAATTGGGATTTTAACAGCTGTTCTTCATAGTGTACTCAAATCCTTTGGCAAAGAAGATCAAGCGCAATTAGCTACATTAGCTGGACTTACAATAGTTCTATATATGGTCATAAGATTATTAGCAAATTTATTTGATTATGTTCGTTCTGTATTCTCTTTATATTAA
- the spoIIIAD gene encoding stage III sporulation protein AD: MEILQIIGIALITVVFYLVLKERNSEFALQLTIAFGTIVFLLMISKIQAILQVFGDLAIKANVNMFFLNTIFKIIGIAYIAEFGSQICRDAGSSSIAGKIEFAAKIIILTLAIPIIVAILESVIKLIP; encoded by the coding sequence ATGGAAATTTTGCAAATTATAGGCATAGCTTTAATAACAGTTGTATTTTATCTTGTCTTAAAAGAAAGAAATAGTGAATTTGCCCTTCAGCTCACTATTGCATTTGGAACTATTGTTTTTTTACTGATGATAAGCAAAATTCAAGCAATATTACAAGTTTTTGGTGATTTAGCTATTAAAGCAAATGTAAATATGTTTTTTCTTAATACAATTTTTAAAATAATAGGAATAGCTTATATAGCTGAATTTGGATCACAAATATGTAGGGATGCAGGTAGTAGTTCAATTGCAGGAAAGATAGAATTTGCAGCAAAGATTATCATCCTTACCTTAGCCATTCCAATAATAGTGGCAATATTAGAGAGTGTTATTAAGCTAATTCCATAA
- the spoIIIAE gene encoding stage III sporulation protein AE — protein MKRVAIIILFLIFMNILTQGIALASEEKDIQEITENQLDLLDLTEVDRFTNHINEEISSFIPNFSVHQFIQDLKEGKVDLSFKDIINNTFKFLFKEIGVNLALMGKLIVLAVLCSVLSNLHNAFEKGTIAKLAYAVSFLVLITFMISSFQYTIEIGKDAVQNMVTFMQALMPILLTLLASLGAFTSTAILHPFIFITIASLSTLYKTVIFPLILLGAVLSIINNISSEFKITRLSSLLNQVIVFFLGLTFTLFIGVLSVQGVGGAIADGVSLRTAKYMTGAFIPVVGSMFSDVLEAVIGGSLLLKNAIGIMGLLIIVVISLFPAIKIFAIIIIYKVSSAIIQPLGNSQISDTLDSMAGSLLLVFASVATVALMFFLTIIIVVTTANITVMLR, from the coding sequence ATGAAAAGAGTAGCAATTATTATACTATTTCTCATTTTTATGAATATATTGACGCAAGGGATAGCACTAGCAAGTGAGGAGAAGGATATTCAAGAAATCACAGAAAATCAATTAGATCTTTTAGATTTAACAGAAGTTGATCGTTTTACTAATCACATAAATGAAGAAATATCATCGTTCATACCAAATTTTTCAGTACACCAATTTATCCAAGATTTAAAAGAAGGTAAAGTAGATTTAAGTTTTAAAGACATCATTAATAATACTTTTAAATTTTTGTTTAAGGAAATTGGCGTCAATCTAGCCCTTATGGGAAAGTTAATAGTACTTGCTGTATTATGTTCTGTACTATCAAATCTGCATAATGCTTTTGAAAAAGGCACCATAGCTAAATTAGCATACGCTGTAAGTTTTTTAGTTTTAATTACATTTATGATTAGCTCGTTTCAATATACAATCGAAATTGGAAAAGATGCCGTTCAAAATATGGTTACATTTATGCAAGCTTTAATGCCTATACTTTTAACTTTATTAGCTTCCCTAGGAGCATTTACCTCAACGGCCATATTGCATCCTTTTATTTTTATCACGATAGCTTCTCTAAGTACTTTATATAAAACAGTTATTTTCCCATTAATACTCTTAGGCGCAGTATTAAGCATTATTAATAATATTTCATCTGAATTCAAAATAACAAGATTATCAAGTTTATTAAATCAAGTAATAGTTTTCTTTTTAGGCTTAACCTTTACCCTATTTATAGGCGTTTTGAGTGTCCAAGGTGTAGGGGGAGCTATAGCAGATGGAGTATCCTTAAGAACGGCAAAATATATGACGGGTGCTTTTATTCCAGTAGTAGGTAGTATGTTTTCAGATGTACTAGAAGCTGTAATTGGTGGTTCTCTATTACTAAAAAATGCGATAGGTATTATGGGATTATTAATTATTGTAGTTATTTCTTTATTCCCAGCAATTAAAATATTTGCCATTATTATTATTTATAAAGTATCTTCAGCAATAATACAACCTTTAGGAAATTCTCAAATTTCAGATACTTTAGATAGTATGGCGGGCAGTTTATTATTAGTTTTTGCTTCTGTAGCCACGGTAGCTTTAATGTTTTTTCTCACTATCATAATAGTCGTCACAACGGCAAATATCACAGTCATGCTCAGGTAG
- the spoIIIAF gene encoding stage III sporulation protein AF yields the protein MSSLNEIIRNIAVIVLLTTFLDMLLPNTNLRKFIKVIMGLFIMVTILNPIISIFTNSESLSAWNFSLPENEDINTVLAEGEKMSLAQNSEATREYNYRIEKQIEALVHLIPEVSRVNCQAILKSTEDLKNMGKLEKVDLEIFLGGVDQADQDLLVEPVKIEFNKSLEKEEPKINNEGLRAKVINLVSNYYSINEEQIYIEFNSEEES from the coding sequence ATGAGCAGTTTAAATGAAATAATCCGTAATATAGCTGTTATAGTTTTATTGACCACTTTTTTAGATATGTTGTTACCTAATACCAATTTGAGAAAATTCATAAAAGTAATAATGGGCTTATTTATTATGGTGACAATTTTAAACCCAATTATAAGTATTTTCACAAATAGCGAAAGCTTATCAGCTTGGAACTTTTCGCTTCCTGAAAATGAAGATATAAATACAGTTTTAGCAGAAGGTGAAAAAATGTCTTTAGCGCAAAATTCAGAGGCAACCAGAGAATACAACTATAGAATAGAAAAACAAATCGAGGCCTTAGTGCATTTAATTCCGGAAGTAAGCCGTGTTAATTGTCAAGCTATACTTAAATCTACTGAAGATTTAAAAAATATGGGGAAGCTTGAAAAGGTTGATTTAGAAATATTTCTAGGTGGTGTAGATCAAGCTGATCAAGATTTACTAGTAGAACCTGTAAAAATCGAGTTTAATAAATCCCTAGAAAAAGAGGAGCCAAAAATTAATAACGAAGGTTTAAGAGCAAAAGTAATAAATCTTGTGTCTAATTATTATAGTATCAATGAAGAACAGATTTATATTGAATTTAATAGTGAGGAGGAAAGTTAA
- a CDS encoding SpoIIIAH-like family protein — MMFLIKIRNVMIVTLVILGCSFMYMGMSGFADKYKLALDDSIIEELNETTQVVAKGNKEKDQIESKEKDQTPNKDQDKQKGGDGEKVIQDDQTTVKQSIIEKNSEFFVDFRIKREKDHASQIEVLREIVDNPNSSAEIRTKAQEELLVVSKDISLESKIENLFKAKEYKEAVAVVQNETATIIIKADTLKETDVSKLGDLVIKATGFTLDNISIIPKK, encoded by the coding sequence ATGATGTTTTTAATTAAAATTCGTAATGTAATGATAGTTACTTTAGTAATCTTAGGGTGTTCATTCATGTATATGGGTATGTCAGGTTTTGCAGATAAATATAAGCTCGCATTAGATGATTCTATTATTGAAGAGTTAAATGAAACTACTCAAGTAGTTGCTAAAGGCAATAAAGAAAAAGATCAAATCGAAAGTAAAGAAAAAGACCAAACTCCAAATAAAGATCAAGATAAACAAAAGGGCGGAGATGGTGAAAAGGTAATCCAAGATGACCAAACTACCGTTAAACAAAGCATTATAGAAAAAAACAGTGAGTTCTTTGTTGATTTTCGAATTAAAAGAGAAAAAGATCATGCCTCACAAATAGAAGTATTGCGAGAAATAGTAGACAATCCAAACTCATCTGCAGAAATAAGAACAAAAGCACAAGAAGAATTATTAGTGGTTTCAAAAGATATTTCTTTAGAATCCAAGATAGAAAATTTATTTAAAGCAAAAGAATATAAAGAAGCAGTGGCAGTAGTACAAAATGAAACAGCAACAATTATAATTAAAGCAGACACTTTAAAAGAAACGGATGTTAGTAAATTAGGAGATTTGGTTATCAAAGCTACTGGATTTACCTTAGATAACATTTCGATTATTCCTAAAAAATAA
- a CDS encoding Asp23/Gls24 family envelope stress response protein, which translates to MTNLNTSNLNELGSVKIADDVVAIIAGLAATEVRGVAGMSGGVSAGIAEMLGRKNLAKGVKVEVGEKEAAVDLFVIVEFGAKIPEVAQLIQQKVREAIEAMTGLIAVEINIHIQGVAFEKQEIEDKEIRVR; encoded by the coding sequence ATGACTAATTTAAATACATCAAATCTAAATGAATTAGGCTCTGTAAAGATTGCTGATGATGTAGTTGCAATTATTGCAGGCTTAGCTGCTACAGAAGTTAGAGGCGTTGCTGGTATGAGCGGAGGAGTTTCTGCTGGAATAGCAGAAATGCTAGGTCGTAAAAATTTAGCAAAAGGCGTTAAAGTAGAGGTAGGTGAAAAAGAAGCAGCTGTTGATTTATTTGTTATTGTTGAATTTGGAGCAAAGATTCCTGAGGTAGCTCAATTAATTCAGCAAAAGGTAAGAGAAGCAATAGAAGCAATGACCGGTTTAATTGCAGTAGAAATAAATATTCATATCCAAGGTGTAGCTTTTGAAAAGCAAGAAATAGAAGATAAAGAAATAAGAGTGCGTTAA
- the amaP gene encoding alkaline shock response membrane anchor protein AmaP — protein sequence MHSKTYRVLFALILIILGALVSGVLFGWTSPLDYINNSLLHSNDKVILGFIALFSIVIGFSILRGSFKQKISTQTNIIETKLGEIKITIKALENMTEKIAKKIVGIKEAKTKIKSTPNGIAVFIEISVTSDVNIPEITTETQNKINEYFLNQAGIQVEEVRILVSDLAKDVKSRVE from the coding sequence ATGCATTCAAAAACATATAGAGTTTTATTCGCGCTTATTTTAATAATTCTAGGGGCATTAGTTTCTGGGGTGCTATTTGGGTGGACTAGCCCTTTGGATTACATAAATAATAGTTTATTACATAGTAATGATAAAGTAATACTTGGATTTATAGCACTTTTTAGTATAGTAATTGGTTTTAGCATCTTAAGAGGTTCATTTAAACAAAAGATTTCTACGCAAACTAATATAATTGAAACAAAACTTGGAGAAATCAAAATTACTATTAAAGCGTTAGAAAACATGACTGAAAAAATTGCCAAAAAAATAGTAGGTATTAAAGAAGCTAAAACAAAAATTAAAAGTACTCCTAATGGTATTGCTGTTTTTATTGAAATAAGTGTAACATCTGATGTAAACATACCGGAAATAACTACTGAAACTCAAAATAAAATAAATGAATATTTTTTAAATCAAGCAGGAATACAAGTTGAAGAAGTACGTATATTAGTTTCTGATTTAGCAAAAGATGTGAAATCCCGTGTAGAGTAA
- a CDS encoding DUF2273 domain-containing protein, whose amino-acid sequence MLEKILDEVLTHHKGKFFGILIGLLFSVLVISVGLLETIFIAVCIYIGFVVGKRVDQNESFYSIIDKVFRERH is encoded by the coding sequence TTGTTAGAAAAAATATTAGATGAAGTGCTTACCCATCACAAAGGAAAATTTTTTGGGATTTTGATTGGTTTGTTGTTTAGCGTACTTGTAATTAGCGTAGGCTTATTAGAAACCATTTTTATTGCTGTATGTATTTATATAGGTTTTGTTGTTGGTAAAAGAGTAGATCAAAATGAAAGTTTTTATTCTATAATTGATAAAGTTTTTAGAGAAAGACATTAG
- the nusB gene encoding transcription antitermination factor NusB, which produces MKRRVAREKSLQALYQVDVTKENIQEVITQRLEDETIDEKAKEFIVNIIEGTVAHTEEIDKIIKNYAVDWTIERMSIVDRNILRIAIYEMNYSKMTPIKVILNEAIELAKIFGSDKSPKFINGVLGKIKEDFGVEDEDK; this is translated from the coding sequence TTGAAACGACGTGTAGCAAGAGAAAAATCATTACAGGCTTTATATCAAGTTGATGTGACAAAAGAAAATATACAAGAGGTTATCACCCAAAGATTAGAAGATGAAACTATAGATGAAAAGGCTAAAGAATTTATAGTTAATATAATCGAAGGCACGGTAGCTCATACTGAGGAAATTGACAAAATTATCAAAAACTATGCCGTGGACTGGACTATTGAACGGATGTCAATAGTTGATAGAAACATCCTTAGAATAGCAATCTATGAAATGAATTATTCTAAAATGACCCCTATCAAGGTTATCTTAAATGAAGCCATAGAACTTGCAAAGATTTTTGGTTCAGACAAATCTCCAAAATTCATTAATGGTGTTTTAGGAAAAATTAAAGAAGATTTTGGTGTAGAAGACGAAGATAAGTAG